The DNA segment AATGGTTTTGTTGTTCTTGATCGACAAGGAGATTGGTGTGTGCCATTATGGCCATACAAAATGGAAGATGGATGCCAAAATTCCGAAATATTAACAGGGAGAAGCATGTGAATGGAGAAGCAACACACCAAAACATGACCAGTCCTGTTCTTGACAACCTATAAGTGAACAAGTTTGAAACAGATGGCATGGTCTCCTATCAAAGATTCAAAGAGTTTTCCATTCCAATGATAGAAATTTTATAGTTATGGGATTACACTGGCCGAGTCTTTTCCAAGGCAATTGTGAGCAATTGCTTTAATGAATGTTGTTACTTCAGTAGAGGATTCCACTTAGAAACTTAATTTGCTACTTGTCGACTGCCCCATCACAATTATTATTGTATCTTGAATTCATAGATTGATATACATGTATACAGAATCTTGTTATAAGATGAGGAAATATTTTCTTACCTTTCCGCGGTACCAGGGGAGCTTTTCGCTGTGACCATGGTGATGCAAGTACGTGACCAAATCTAGCCACATTATGAAAATCTGATGCAAGGAATTGAAGGTATATCAGATGATAATGCAATCAGTAATTTTTACAAGTTACGGTTGATTTCTTTGTGAACATACTCACCGCGTAGGGTACACCGTAGAGTTTGAGCACTGGAACAGGACCATACACCCAGGATAGACAAAGAAGCAAGGCCATCATGGATGACCAGCACACGGTTGATACGATAACATCGTGTTCTTCATTTGGATGAAACAAGCTGCTGCTCGGGAGGAAGTGGGAACCTTCTTTTCCAGGACTTCTCCACAACTTTTGGATTATGGCAGACAAGAAATTAAATTAGAATTTGCTAAATTCAATTAAAGGAGCTTTGTTCTTGGTGAATGCACAAACTCACCAGATAGACAGGGAATGCAAACAAGTGATAAGGTAATGTAAACCTCATCTTTCGGCCGGTTGGATTCATTTGCTTGTACGTCTTCTCAGTTAGCTGCAAGAAAGAAAGAGTTATTGTTGTTCTTGCAAACAAATGAAATAAGCAATTGGACATGGAATTTCACCAACTATTTATTCGAATTAGTGTTCATTGAAAGAAACTAAAGGTTGTTCGTCTACAGACGGTGAGAAGGACATTCTCAAAATAGAAAAAACATTATTGAAATTTCCAGCATGTTTCATGATGCCCACTAAGCGACAAGTCTGGTTTTCTGTCCTTCAAACATGAATCTTAAGTTAGATTCCATTGTTCACAAATCAAGATGTCTTGAGAGATAGCTAGTCTTCTGTATTAATAATTAGGATGGTGGAAGCAGAACACTCTTGACCAGCTCCCAAACCATGCAGCTTCTGTAGGGGAATTGGGTTCATTGCCTCTTAAAGCACATATCATGAACTCCTTTCAgacaaatcaaatattatagccATATTTGTCTCAATGAAATCAAAAGTATGGTTGAACAATCATGTTAAGTAGCATTACAAGGAACAACTGCTTAATCCCTTTCCTGCCACAGTGTTAAATAGCTTCATGAGAAACAAAATTTTCAATAGATTAAAACAGAAAGTCTGAGTGTAGTTAAATTGAAAACCAAGAACGGAAATCTGTTTCGGAGGAATAAATTGAGCCAGTTTGAATCAAACAATTAGATTCAAGTTTATTCTCTAAAATGAGCCAGCAATCACTTGTTTACAGTGTCTATCCATTTGAACACATTGAAATATCATGTCGAGCCGACAAATTACAAGTTAGCCAAATAATGTTGATGAGTTCTTCTCCAATCACCAGGAACTCGAACAAACTCTTTACCAAAGCATCCAACTAAAATAATGCTTATATTAGAAATGAAAGTATAATGTTCAAGTCTAGTTCTCATAAGCTGAATTGGACAACCCATGGCTTAGTGCCAATCATGGAGCTTGAGAACCAAGCCAAGGTGAAGACCACCCAGCTCCTACACAAACTAGAAAGGATTGTGAGCACGCAATTTTACAGCCAAAATACTCCCAACCAGTACAACAAAAGCAGAAGCTGGATTTATCTGAGACTATGAATGATCAAAGACCATCCAACTGGTACAAGAACTAGAAAGAACAAACAAGGCAAGAAACTACTCACCGGGAGCCAAGATTCATCCTTTTCCACATTCCCATGGTTCTGGTGATGAGTCCTATGGCTAATCCTCCTGCTCCCGGCACCAACAAACAAGGAAAAGGCAAGAAATTATGATATCTGCAAACATTCACCTTCTCCATTGATCCAACTCGAAGAATCGCAGACTAAATCGAATCGAAAACTTACCATCCATGGTATGGCACCAGAATGCTGGAGTGAAGCAAGTGACCCACCGCATTGTTCAGCCACACATTGTCGGAGAAGCTCCCATGGCCACTGTCAGTAGAAGCCATCGTTAGTTCCTCCATTCCGAACTCTATCTAGTGTTGCTCACCTTGCAGCGACCAAATGTGGATCGATACCAGTCATGTCCGAGAACGAAGACGGCCCAGAACATGGTGCCCTGGGCCAGCCAATAGATGAGCCAGACGATCCAACTGTCGAGATAGCCGGCCGCGACGGCGAGCGCGGCGATGACGACGACGTCGCAAAGGACGTAGCTCATGGACCGCCAGGGGTCCTTTACCCAGCAATGGCTGGGTATGGCCGCACGGACATCGCCGATCCTGAACGGCGGCGGCCTCCCGAGGTCGGACTTATCCTCCTCGCTTTTCGCGGtaacctcttcttcccttctcgtgATGGCCACCATCTTCTTGGGCGCGGGCGCGGCGGCGGCTGTCCAAGACCAAGGCCAAATGCAGAGGGGGGATATCCCAGAGAAGGGGGAGGAGGAGTATAAGAGCCTCATGGCTGGGTCGTTCTTGGTCAGGGGCGCGGGAGTGACTCGGGCGGTGCATTTTTGGGCGGCTCGCCACCACTCATCGTCTCTTCCGATCCGAAGCGTGCGCGCTCTGACGCGATGCGGGCCTCAGACTGGGTCGACCCGAGTCACGTGGCTGCCGCGGACCAATCACGTGTGGGGGGTTCCCTCGCCCCGCCGagaaaccatatatatatatatatatatatatatatatatatatatatatatatatatatatatatatatagttagttaGTTAGGATTTCCATTTTCGATTTTAAAtttcaatatttaattattaagGGTTTGACCAAGTTGGTTTTGATTTTGACTATTTAATTTGATTTAGCGATGAGCATTTATATTTGATAAGAGAGATCGCTATATAGATAATCTAACGATACGTCACACGTTCCATTTTAGGCACTTATAATAGATTCCAACACATCAATCACATCTTATATCgagtcctcttctcctcctctcgaaAATGAGCTCCCCGATCCGCCGCCTCCGGAGTCCTCCGCCAATCCGCAGCCTTCGGCAGGCGCTGTTGTCGATAAAAAGCAGCGGCTTTTCGACCTGATGGGCGGCGCCCTCGCAGAGCGCTTCGTCATGGGAGGGTCGCCGGTGGTCCAAGCCCTCGAGGCCAAGATGGGCGCCCCCCGGACGCAGCCCAACCCTAGGGTCTGCATCTCTTCTGCCTCCTCCCGCATCGACGGCTACCGTGCCCCCTCCGGCGACCTCGCCGCCCTCCAGCGCAGACAACAGCGTGGCGGATGCCACCAAGAGCCGGAGGAAGCTGCGGAGTTCTTGGATTCGTCGGCGTGTTCAAGGACCGATGTGACCCGGGCTGGAAATCAGAGAAGCTCATCCTTAGAAAGGGAGCTACGTGGAAAGTCCGGGACAAAAAGGTGAGGACTTTGAGCAGGAAGAAGACGAAACTGGGTCTTGTGGCAAAATTGGTGAACGAGAAAGAGAAGGAACAGCCTCTCGCTGATCCAAAAGACCTCGCAGAGGACGAGCTTTTAGCATCGCTTGTTGAAGTAAGAATATCCCAAAACTGGTTTTATTCCTTATACAAGCTTGGTGAAAGATATTAGGCTAAATTGTTTGATGATATGGTTAATTAACGCCGCATTAGTAGTGATATGGCAAACTCATTTCATCGTTTTAAGTGCTTTTATCTCTGGTGGCATGAATTAGATTCACATATACCGAAATCGAGGTTTTCTATGAATGTACTACTAAAGACTAATTAGAATTCCAGGTTGTGTCGAGTCGATGTAGGCCTTAATCAAGACATAAGGTTGTGTCCTAAGACAGAAGAATGTCATAAGGTTGTGGCACAaaacaatgatgcataatgaaaaTGGTGCTGATGGCTTGGTTTGGTTGCTAAGAAATATGAGTAAAAATGAAATCATAGGTGTATAAACAAAATTATGGGAAATCGAGTTAATTATTTGCCACAAAGGATTTCCTGTTCAGATGGTAATTAAATGATATTGGATTCTCCTAATTTTGTTGTTTGAGACAGATTTCTTGCTTATAACACACTGTTATAAGACTATTATTGTGTTGggcttttttatctttttctttcgaTGAGTATGTATGACTACGATTATCAAACAAATAGTTAAATGGACATTCTAACATCCTAATTTGGGAATTCTTTATCAAACTACGGGTATCAGATCATTTTGCTTTTGACACGATATATCTTTCCGCTTCTTGTACATGATGCACAAGTTGCGTTTAGTGGTGTCCACGATGGGAAATGTTCATGTCGATGACCCTAAATATGCTTCATAGGAGGGATCAACGATATCCGCTTGCATAGTTtggaaaaatataaattgttcacTACTGTTGGCACTCAACATCATAACATTTCCGTTCATATCTCTAAACTATTTAATATGTAGAAGACGTAGAACAAAAAGATCTAATGTACTATTGTGGCTTCAAACACTTTGCTGTTACTTCATGTGGATTACTAGCCATCTACTCTTACTCTTTTGCAGTTGTGCTTTCAATTCTCTCGGTGAGTTTAGGCTGTTGACGAGAGGGATGCTTCTGAAAAGAAAGGTGATCGGTTTCCAATCTCCATGAGAAGGCAAGTCTGCTTGGGTCTGTCCAACTTGTGTAAGCATTAACTAAGATCTTTCTGATCTCCGATATACTAGGATGCAATGTCACATTGGGAGGATAATATTTCTGGAGCTCCTAAACTTTCCTttcttgcatgcttaaattattgTCCGATGTTCAAACTTGCAGGCATAAACTTTCGAGATCACCACACTCACAAACATCTAGAGACTCTGCTTTCCATCTAAGTGTAGCCGAAAAAATGGTGTATCCTGCCCTAAAGTTTCAACAAAAGGAAGATGAGACTACAAAAAATCGGAAGCAGTTTGCGATCATTCAATCAGGAAAAGGTGCCTTCTCCAAATGTTTGTTACTGAGATGCTGACTGCTCTTTGCAGGACACGGATAACCTCCTCCGGTTGGCTCTTATTTTTCGGTCGCGATTGTGGTCTAGGACAAGGATATCTGCTTATTTTCTGGTCGCGATCTAGGACAAGGATATCCGCTCCTAGATGCTTGCAAATGAATCAAGAATGGTCTCATTTTTCGGTCGCGATTGTGGTAATCTTTTACGATTTCCTTGTCACAAAAGTCGACAAAATCTTGAAAGCTAAGATGATTTATGCTCGTTTCAGGAAAATTTGCCTAAATAAACCCATATTCAGTGTCGGAAATACTAGGTTTGATCGTCTCCTTTTGCTGCAGTCCATGCTGTTCCACATCTTACATTGCTTCTTTTCCAGATGGTTGCGGCTTCCAACCTCATTGGACCAGCATCTTTTCTCAGCACTGGTCTACGATTGCAGGAGGACCCCATGGATCCATCGCTTGCCGGTGTTACTTTCTACATTATTATTCTTCCTTTGTCTACACTTTTGAGATGTTACTTTCTACATTATTATTCTTCCTTTGTTTACGCTTTTGAGACTTAAACATAGCTTCGGAAAAGAAACCGGTGGAAAGCATATGAGATGTTGATCGTCACAGCTTGGCAGAGACCAAGGCGACTCCAATGCCAATGGTGGATAGAGCATTAGGAAAAGAGATATTACTCGAGAGAGTATCTTTAAAGTAGTGATTCTCCAGCTTTCTTTGTTGAGGATTGTTCTCCACCACACAGCATGTTTGTGTGTGGGGTGAAGCGGAGGAAAAAGCTTTGTCGTGACAATCTGTTCTCTCTGTCAGGTTTCTTCTGATGACAATACAGTTCGAATGCTCTGCTAATTCTTCTCTTTATCTCGTCTTAGGTAAAACATATCTTATAGCAGTGAAGACAGGATTCGAATTCCAAATCTTACCATAAGCTATGTTACAGATGTTCAAgaaaagatctctctctctctctctctctctctctctctctcagggcATGGCCTCCGGCTCCTTAGCCACCGATGACCGGACGAGCGAAGCCCTGCAGAGCGGGCAGTTCGCCTGCGCCCGTAACCATTCATCAACGCACTCCGGATGGAAGCCGTGGGCGCAACCCGGCAACACCTTGATCTTATCCCCTTCCATGAAGCAACTGAGGCATATGGAGCACTGCGACGCCTCGTCGCCGGTCCCTGGCGCTCGGTGTAGGTGCACCGGGAAGCTGCCGATGGTGTCTGGGTCCAGACCGGCCTTACAAGGCGACATCGCGGCAGAAGGCAGGCTCGCTGAGCCCGTTTCAGCCGCCCACCGGCGGTAGCGACATGCCCACCAAAGGTACAAGCAGAGGAGGGCCAAGGATAGGAGAgcggagaaggagaggaggaggagaccgCGGCCGCGGACGTGGAAGTTGTTGTCGTCGAGCATGTCGTAGTGCCAGCGAAAGGGCTGAGCATTCTGGGCTTCCATGCAAGCAGACGGCGAGGCTATACGAGGGCAGGGGGAGTGGTCCGGGAGGAGAAGCGGTGAGAGCTGCGAACAAAGAGACTTCAGctcagactctctctctctctctctctccacatcaCGCCCTTTTTCAACACCCTCCTGAAAGCTTATCTCATCGAAACGTCACAAGGCAGAACGAAAAGCTCATCAATGCGCTGTTGCTGCTACTGCTGCCATTGTGGTTGGGGTATGGTTCCTTTCAGGTGTTGCTGCACACAGAAATAAGAGAGATGCCGCCTGCGATGTGCGGAGGATGGTAAAGTGGATGGTTTTGAAGGAGTTGATGGTTTCGGAATTGGTTCGAACTCTCGGTGTCTTGTGGATTTGTGGTTAATTAGAGATTGATGGATTCGTGTAATCGGAGGGATCTCTGTCGAATATACCGCAAATATAGTTTTATGGAACATCGAAAAATCAAGAATATAAATCGATAGATTGTATCTCAAGCCCCTGAGTGATCAAACCAAAGCTAAAACCGTCTTATTCACCACCATGTCAAGTGCGCAGAtgcaggagaggaggaggaggcagatcCATGGCTGGATGGTGACTCCTCGGGGGAGCTGGACGACGCCACCCCCCGGTAGGCGGTGCCATTGGAGCTCGGCACGGGGAGGAGGATGAGGCGGCACAGCGTCGGCTCTGCCAGGAAGCCACACGGCCAGGGTGCATGTCGTCCACCTTCCCCATCAGTGCCGACTTCTTGTGGAGGATCATCACGGTGAACCATCATGGGATGCTGCCCGCCAGCATTCCCATCACCATTCCTGCCAATGCCATGCAACACACACTAATCATTGAACTCGAGGAACAGATAGTCAACTTCAATTGTGGAGTCCAGAGTTGACTTGGAGCACTTAAAACTATATATCCTAATTAGCTGTTGAGAATAGTATGGAACGAAAGGATGAATCGGCAAATATATCAAAATAACTGAATCTGCCAAACATATATAACTGCAGATCTTTGTGAATATAAACCGGTGCTTTGTTTGAGGAACGGCATACGGAGAACAAAAACACAATCTACTGTATGACGGCTCAACAAAAGGTTAGACGAGCAACAGCACCTACATGACTCTCTAGCTCTAAGGATAATAACAGGAATACATGAGCAGCTGAGGATACTACTGTGCAACCCAtcatgctttcttcttttttttttcagtacACCCAAAATCTTAGAAACCCAGTGATCTTTCTTTAATCTTCTGCAGGCTAAGTGATCAATAGACCTTTAACAAGTCCTTTGATCTCAAATGTGACTATCGGAAGTAAATGGATACCAGCGGAATGTCGACATCATCGCCATCTTTGTCATCCTCACAAGCCACGACAACATCCACATGACGCCTATAAGGGGGCACCTCAACCTTGGCAACCTCCTTTATCAGATCAACCACCTTCCTGTCCATCCGATTATTGTGCCTGGGAAACATGCTGTTGTATAGTAAAGAAGTACCACTGGAGATGCTATAGGCATTTAGTCCTTTGTCCTTGAGCCACCGAAGGAGCTCCCTAAGGGTGAGATCACCCTTAACGATCCACCGATCCCAGATTGTCCAGCTCATGTCTCGGTGCTTCATCACGTTCGGTGGAACTGGCTCCGCCATGGAGAATAAAGGAAGCGCCAAGTTCGCAAAGGTGTTTCGGTAGTCTTCCACCTTATGTCCGCCGGCAAGCACTTTGTAAAGCTCTAGGCACACCAAACCTGTGGCCATTGCCgtggcagtggcgatggctgGGATGATCCTTCCAGCTATAAACTTTGCTTTGAGCTTGTCAACTTCTGGGATGCTGTAGTTCCTTGCGCGCATGTTGGCTAGCCCAGCAATTAAATCCATGTGGTAATTTGTGTCATCGTCCTGTATAACCAATAATACGATAAGCAGGGTTTGAAAAACACTCGGGAACTGTCCAAGTGAAACAACGACCTAAGTTCCACAAGACTGATAGAAGAAAGCAAACAAAAAATCTTTCCAACAATGAAAACAACTATAAGCAGAATATCAAGCAATAAAATTTAGTGGTGATAAAATTAATAGACAAGAATGACAGATGACACAGCACATGAAACATAAAAACAGACAAGCTGTGTAAAGCCATTTGATGTAATCCCACACTTATTATGAAGACTCACTATGACAAACTTCAATTTTTAGCGAGATAATGGGAAAAGGCCATCGAGCAGCTAAAGCATTGATCTAGCAACAAAGAAAAGCTTGTTTCACGGAGATGGTGATCATCGATGAAAGAAATTACACTGGGGTTCTGGACTACATATCAGATCTGTCAGCTGGTCAAATTATTTTGTTAGAACTAAAAGATTCAGATGTacagaaaagaacaaaaattaggacaCCAAGTAACTAACGAGACCCAATCTTAATACAAAAAATCATATACTAATAGTAACTCAGAGAGGTCGAAGACTTCTAGATGCAAAATAAAAGCACCTAAATGTTTAAGATACTTCAAATTGAAGTAGGAACTAACCTTTTCAAACTGAACTGGGTTCATCCGAAATCCTGGAGGCAGCTTCTTGGCACACTCCTCCAGCTTTGCAAGAAGATCATTGATGACAGCAGCATCATCAACAGAAACAGAGgataaactagtagctttctcatcTGTTACGATATTAACTCCTGTCTTAGGCTGAAATTCAGGCACTATAACCTTGTCAACAGCATCAGCTAATTTCTTTGGATATTTCGACCAACCAGGAATAGGAATTCCAAATGTCTCTGCTCTTAGCATCGAAGCAGCCATAACAAAGTGAAGGTGACCGAGGTCGCCAGATGAAAACTCTAATGGTCGTGGGAAACGTTTGGGAGCAGACCAAAAAGGTACACCAGTGCTGGTGATTGCATCCTCAGGGAATGTGAAAGTTAACTGCTTCACACGATTGGAGAAGTAATCTTCAAACCTACAAggaaaagaatacaattttgtgaaCACCAAGAGAAAAAAGAGGGGGAAAAGGAAATTGAATGTCAAAGCCAAGGATGTTGATGCATATCGGTTAGCTTCATTAGCTCTGTCAGAGTTTCAGTTCAATATGGAAGATATTCtttctaaataaaattatttaaaaggcCAAAATGCCGTTGGAGCTTCTTACAAAATTAATGTTCTAAAATGTAGTCTACATAGCCATATATGGGGCTGCACAAGGTATATAGTCACATGAGCGCACGGGTAATCAGGGTACCATATAGCACGTATATAGCATTGCCTCAAATGACGATATACATGCTATATGGTACCCTGATTACCCATGCACTGTACTGATTTCAAACATTGTTACTAATTACTATGGTTGGTCAAAACTGCAAAGTTTTTCTTTACCAGTGGAACCAAAAAGACATGACAACAGCAATAAGAATGAAGCCGATGCATAAGCTCCTAACATTACAAGAAACTGATGAACTTTGAAAGACTAAATGTCTGCAATATGAATCTTCCCAAAATACAAATGCACAGAGAATATTGCTATGAGAGGAATTTGAATGTTACCTTAGACGAGCCCAGTTAATACAGTCTTGGAATGTCTCACATCTATCCTTATCAAGGCATTCAAGAACACGGTCAAGTAGATCCCTGGCCTGGGCATCACCTTGGCTTTTCAAGGCAGATGCATATGCACTTGGGTTAGACAGGAAAGCATTTACTTCATTTGGTGTCTTCTCAAGCAAGCCCTCAAACTCAGACCGGGCCCATGTTAGACAGTGATCAATATTATGAGGGAAGGAATGAACAGTGCACATAGGTGCCTGTTTCTCAGGTGGATCTCTAGAAGCACCATAATTCTCAGTCAAATGAGGAATGACCATCTGTGTGTTACACTTTGCACCTAAAGTTCCAGACTCCAAAAGTGGCTTTTGGAAGTACACGCACCGGGCATCAATGTACATTCTCGCAGTCACATTGTCCAATGCATTAATAACAACATCTGTGCTCTCCCAAAATGCATCATCAAACACATTTTCTGTATCTGGACTTGCTCTATTCTGAAAAGCCTCAATATGAAGACCAGGGTTGATTGAAACTGCAGCAGAAGCAGCCACAGTGGATTTAGCTTGCCCAATATTCCAGTCACGGAAGAGAAATTGGCGACTGAGATTACTCTTTTCAATGACATCATCATCGGTTATATTTAGTTTGCCCT comes from the Musa acuminata AAA Group cultivar baxijiao chromosome BXJ2-8, Cavendish_Baxijiao_AAA, whole genome shotgun sequence genome and includes:
- the LOC135618605 gene encoding ubiquitin-activating enzyme E1 1-like → MLPRKRSVGAVVEEDREPIAEEAVQKKAKRDCSVSSEVAGSSAMEEENNRANGTEVDANGNRKRSEIDEDLHSRQLAVYGRETMRRLVASNVLISGLQGLGAEIAKNLVLAGVKSITLHDEGDVELWDLSSNFFFSEDDIGKNRALACVLKLQELNNAVTVSTLTGTLSKEQLSCFQAVVFTDLSLEKAIEFDDHCHNHQPSIPFIRCEVRGLFGSVFCDFGPEFTVFDLDGEEPHTGIIASISSDNPALVSCVDDERLEFQDGDLVVFSEVQGMTELNDGKPRKIKSARPYSFILDEDTTQFGAYKKGGIVTQIKEPKVLRFRTLREALVESGDFLLSDFSKFGHPPLLHLAFQALDKFRYEMGRFPVAGSEDDAQKLISLVISINESLGDGKLEEVDKKLLHHFANGCKAILNPMAAMFGGIVGQEVVKACSGKFHPLFQFFYFDSVESLPAEPLEPSDLKPLNCRYDAQISVFGSKLQKKIEEAKVFIVGSGALGCEFLKNLALMGVCCGQKGKLNITDDDVIEKSNLSRQFLFRDWNIGQAKSTVAASAAVSINPGLHIEAFQNRASPDTENVFDDAFWESTDVVINALDNVTARMYIDARCVYFQKPLLESGTLGAKCNTQMVIPHLTENYGASRDPPEKQAPMCTVHSFPHNIDHCLTWARSEFEGLLEKTPNEVNAFLSNPSAYASALKSQGDAQARDLLDRVLECLDKDRCETFQDCINWARLRFEDYFSNRVKQLTFTFPEDAITSTGVPFWSAPKRFPRPLEFSSGDLGHLHFVMAASMLRAETFGIPIPGWSKYPKKLADAVDKVIVPEFQPKTGVNIVTDEKATSLSSVSVDDAAVINDLLAKLEECAKKLPPGFRMNPVQFEKDDDTNYHMDLIAGLANMRARNYSIPEVDKLKAKFIAGRIIPAIATATAMATGLVCLELYKVLAGGHKVEDYRNTFANLALPLFSMAEPVPPNVMKHRDMSWTIWDRWIVKGDLTLRELLRWLKDKGLNAYSISSGTSLLYNSMFPRHNNRMDRKVVDLIKEVAKVEVPPYRRHVDVVVACEDDKDGDDVDIPLVSIYFR
- the LOC135619397 gene encoding RING-H2 finger protein ATL66-like — protein: MEAQNAQPFRWHYDMLDDNNFHVRGRGLLLLSFSALLSLALLCLYLWWACRYRRWAAETGSASLPSAAMSPCKAGLDPDTIGSFPVHLHRAPGTGDEASQCSICLSCFMEGDKIKVLPGCAHGFHPECVDEWLRAQANCPLCRASLVRSSVAKEPEAMP
- the LOC135618607 gene encoding fatty acid desaturase DES3-like, which translates into the protein MRLLYSSSPFSGISPLCIWPWSWTAAAAPAPKKMVAITRREEEVTAKSEEDKSDLGRPPPFRIGDVRAAIPSHCWVKDPWRSMSYVLCDVVVIAALAVAAGYLDSWIVWLIYWLAQGTMFWAVFVLGHDCGHGSFSDNVWLNNAVGHLLHSSILVPYHGWRISHRTHHQNHGNVEKDESWLPLTEKTYKQMNPTGRKMRFTLPYHLFAFPVYLLWRSPGKEGSHFLPSSSLFHPNEEHDVIVSTVCWSSMMALLLCLSWVYGPVPVLKLYGVPYAIFIMWLDLVTYLHHHGHSEKLPWYRGKEWSYLRGGLTTLDRDYGWINSIHHDIGTHVVHHLFPQIPHYNLVEATQAAKPVLGKYYREPEKSGPLPLHLFGILLRSLRVDHFVSDDGDVVYYQSDPQLYGDWQHKSK